One Halobaculum sp. CBA1158 DNA segment encodes these proteins:
- a CDS encoding type II/IV secretion system ATPase subunit, whose amino-acid sequence MTDQGQANPSSELKQMAMKRPHLREHLQKFKQITGEFPMFVDDIEGEHEAQRPNVLYPVGGPIFCHVYGDFGQDTKYYTVEPTLSGAEEEVLDSVKSKLLRQSGHKPAPEEESGYDDLIEELLEEVTAITEEQGRRNVLSSIKNFGRIEVSKQTYDNIRYRLNRDIVGFGPLEPVMRDPENEDIHVIGPKECHVDHGVFGMLETTVDFGTPREFDNWLRNMGERMGDPVSDSNPIVDSTLPDGSRINIIYSDDVSIKGSSLTIRQGEETPLSINQITKWGTLSPELAAYLWLCLENEQTVFVVGETASGKTTTLNAVLSYIPRDSKIYTAEDTAEVVPPHSTWQQLLTREGDGGESNDVDMFDLVAAALRSRPDYIIVGEVRGAEGRMAFQAAQTGHPVMLTFHASDIVSMIQRFTSEPINVPETFMDVADVALFQNRVKQGDEVLRRVTSVQEIEGYSKEMDGVVTRQVFDWDPVEDEIVFRGRNNSYVLEEQIATLLGYADTRDIYDDLSFRAELIERMIQEGILGYHEVNEAITSFQRDGVDGLPFDMHRST is encoded by the coding sequence ATGACCGACCAAGGACAGGCGAACCCGTCGAGCGAGCTGAAGCAGATGGCGATGAAGCGACCGCATCTGCGCGAGCACCTGCAGAAGTTCAAGCAGATCACCGGCGAGTTCCCGATGTTCGTCGACGACATCGAGGGCGAACACGAGGCCCAGCGTCCGAACGTGCTGTACCCCGTGGGCGGTCCGATCTTCTGTCACGTGTACGGCGACTTCGGACAGGACACGAAGTACTACACCGTCGAGCCGACCCTCTCGGGGGCCGAGGAGGAGGTGCTCGACTCGGTGAAGTCGAAGCTCCTGCGCCAGAGCGGCCACAAGCCCGCACCCGAGGAGGAGTCGGGGTACGACGACCTGATCGAGGAGTTGCTGGAGGAGGTAACCGCGATCACCGAAGAACAGGGGCGACGCAACGTCCTCTCGTCGATCAAGAACTTCGGTCGGATCGAGGTGTCCAAGCAGACGTACGACAACATCCGCTACCGACTCAACCGCGACATCGTGGGCTTCGGCCCGCTGGAGCCGGTGATGCGCGACCCGGAGAACGAGGACATCCACGTCATCGGCCCGAAGGAGTGCCACGTCGACCACGGCGTCTTCGGCATGCTGGAGACGACCGTCGACTTCGGTACGCCGAGGGAGTTCGACAACTGGCTGCGCAACATGGGCGAGCGGATGGGCGACCCGGTCTCCGACTCCAACCCGATCGTCGACTCGACGCTGCCGGACGGGTCGCGCATCAACATCATCTACTCCGACGACGTCTCCATCAAGGGGTCCTCGCTCACCATCCGCCAGGGCGAGGAGACCCCCCTCTCGATCAACCAGATCACGAAGTGGGGGACGCTCAGCCCCGAACTGGCGGCGTACCTCTGGCTGTGTCTGGAAAACGAGCAGACGGTGTTCGTCGTCGGGGAGACGGCGTCCGGGAAGACGACGACGCTCAACGCCGTCCTCTCGTACATCCCCCGCGACTCGAAGATATACACCGCGGAGGACACCGCCGAGGTCGTCCCGCCCCACAGCACCTGGCAGCAGCTCCTGACCCGCGAGGGCGACGGCGGCGAGTCCAACGACGTGGACATGTTCGACCTCGTCGCCGCGGCGCTGCGCTCGCGCCCCGACTACATCATCGTGGGGGAGGTCCGCGGGGCCGAGGGGCGCATGGCGTTCCAGGCGGCCCAGACGGGTCACCCGGTGATGCTCACCTTCCACGCCTCCGACATCGTCTCGATGATCCAGCGGTTCACGTCCGAGCCGATCAACGTCCCCGAGACGTTCATGGACGTGGCCGACGTGGCGCTGTTCCAGAACCGCGTCAAGCAGGGCGACGAGGTCCTGCGCCGGGTCACCTCCGTTCAGGAGATCGAGGGATACTCCAAGGAGATGGACGGCGTCGTCACGCGGCAGGTGTTCGACTGGGACCCCGTGGAAGACGAGATCGTCTTCCGCGGACGCAACAACTCCTACGTGCTCGAAGAACAGATCGCGACGCTGCTGGGGTACGCCGACACCCGCGACATCTACGACGACCTGAGCTTCCGCGCGGAGCTCATCGAGCGGATGATCCAGGAGGGCATCCTCGGCTACCACGAGGTGAACGAGGCGATCACCTCCTTCCAGCGCGACGGCGTCGACGGGCTCCCCTTCGACATGCACCGCAGCACCTGA